One stretch of Priestia megaterium DNA includes these proteins:
- the addA gene encoding helicase-exonuclease AddAB subunit AddA — protein MSEDIHVKPADSQWTDDQWNAIVSSGQDILVAAAAGSGKTAVLVERIIKKITMGEEPIDVDRLLVATFTNASAAEMRNRIGEALEKELKKNPSSLHLRRQLNLLNRASISTLHSFCLEVIRTYYYLIDVDPGFRIADDTEADLLREEVLEELFEEQYSIEQNERFFDLIDRYTSDRNDLDIQLMVRKLYDFARSNPDPNGWLEMIVSQYDVTEDSSIDSLPFLSFLLQEVTTQLMGIESILKQGLELTKLPGGPAPRAVNAEEDLAQIHRLLSASKHSFADLHEEMQNLNFTRLKPCKGEAYDSQLLDDFGELRKKAKTSLEKLHADLFSRPLHGYMADFEKMKPVIETLIFLVQRFGERYEHIKKEKGLVDFSDLEHYCLQILSVKEDGVLKPSSIAQKYRTQFEEVLVDEYQDTNMVQETLIKLVTRDSEEQGNLFMVGDVKQSIYRFRLAEPFLFLTKYKRFTQDGRQFGKRIDLNKNFRSRSQVLDATNFIFNQLMDEEVGEIAYDDDASLKLGASYPKVEGMETELLLIAKENAEEGAEEESDSSLVAFSEAELETAQLEARAMARKIKELVQNRFQIYDRKLDIMRNVTYRDFVILLRSMPWAAQIMDEFKQEGVPIYADLSTGYFDATEVMIMMSLLKVVDNPHQDIPLASVLRSPVVGLSDEELATLRAEQKKGTYYDALKTYLAVSDDEELRDKIKYFYEQLKAWRTQARQSSLSELVWQIYRDTGFYEFVGGLPGGKQRQANLRALYDRARQYEATSFRGLFRFLRFIERMQDRGNDLGAARALGEQEDVVRLMTIHSSKGLEFPVVFVAGLARQFNLMDLNKAYLLDKELGFGSKYIDPKLRITYPTLLQQTMKKKMKKESMAEEMRVLYVALTRAKEKLILVGTVKDAPEKLRQWSSVMAHEDWTLPAHVRRDAKCYLDWIGPSLIRHQNVSHMVEGEVQPAEMIHQHASSWKLSTLLAGDLAEQPLEEQHHHEELLNALQKHKPVSESSDYKDEVYRRLNWSYDYRVASVHRSKQSVSELKRQQQLTDAGGSDDLVRGSKAPLENRPLFLQEKSLTGAERGTATHAVMQQLPLNKAYTLEMVQDFIQSMVTKELLTQEQADAVDANDVADFLDSDIAQGIRTARMVYREMPFSLGVSAKEIYDHWEQEDETILVQGIIDCLYETEEGLVLLDFKTDNISDRFQGDFERAKPFLIERYRIQLELYAKAIERIVKQPVQHRYLYFLDGGHAVEI, from the coding sequence ACCAATCGATGTTGATAGATTACTCGTTGCTACGTTTACAAATGCTTCTGCAGCCGAAATGAGAAATCGAATTGGAGAAGCATTGGAAAAAGAGTTAAAAAAGAATCCATCTTCTTTACACTTACGCAGACAGCTTAATTTATTAAACCGTGCGTCGATTTCTACGCTCCACTCTTTTTGTTTAGAAGTCATTCGAACGTATTATTATTTGATTGATGTAGACCCTGGTTTTCGGATTGCAGATGATACGGAAGCGGATCTTCTGCGTGAAGAAGTATTAGAAGAATTGTTTGAAGAACAGTACAGTATTGAACAGAACGAGCGATTCTTTGATTTAATTGACCGTTATACAAGTGACAGAAATGACTTAGATATTCAGCTTATGGTAAGAAAGCTATATGACTTTGCAAGATCTAATCCTGACCCAAACGGCTGGCTTGAAATGATCGTGAGTCAATATGATGTGACAGAAGACTCTTCTATTGATTCACTTCCGTTTCTATCTTTTCTTTTACAAGAAGTAACAACGCAGCTGATGGGTATTGAGTCGATTTTAAAACAGGGCTTAGAGCTAACAAAGCTGCCAGGAGGGCCTGCTCCTCGCGCCGTTAATGCAGAGGAAGACCTGGCTCAAATTCATCGGCTGCTCAGCGCTTCTAAGCATTCTTTTGCTGATTTGCATGAGGAAATGCAAAATTTGAATTTTACTCGTTTAAAGCCATGTAAAGGAGAAGCATACGACTCGCAGCTTTTAGATGATTTCGGAGAGCTTCGCAAAAAAGCTAAGACAAGTCTTGAAAAACTTCACGCTGATTTGTTTTCTAGGCCTTTGCACGGCTACATGGCTGATTTTGAGAAAATGAAGCCCGTTATTGAAACGCTAATCTTTTTAGTTCAGCGCTTCGGTGAACGATATGAACACATTAAAAAAGAGAAAGGGTTAGTGGACTTTTCTGATTTAGAACATTATTGCCTGCAAATCTTGAGTGTAAAAGAAGATGGGGTGCTTAAGCCTTCGTCCATTGCCCAAAAATATCGCACTCAGTTTGAAGAGGTGCTTGTTGACGAATATCAAGATACAAATATGGTTCAAGAAACACTGATTAAATTAGTAACGAGAGATAGTGAAGAACAAGGGAATTTATTTATGGTTGGAGATGTAAAACAATCCATTTACCGCTTTCGTTTAGCGGAGCCATTTTTGTTTTTAACAAAGTACAAGCGCTTTACGCAAGATGGTCGCCAGTTCGGAAAACGTATCGATTTGAATAAAAACTTCCGCAGTCGTTCCCAAGTGCTTGATGCTACAAACTTTATTTTTAACCAGCTGATGGATGAAGAAGTAGGGGAAATTGCATATGACGATGATGCTTCTTTAAAATTAGGAGCATCGTATCCAAAAGTGGAAGGAATGGAAACGGAGCTTCTGCTAATTGCAAAAGAAAATGCAGAAGAAGGAGCGGAAGAAGAATCGGATTCTTCTCTTGTCGCTTTTTCAGAAGCAGAGCTTGAAACGGCTCAGTTAGAGGCAAGAGCAATGGCGCGCAAAATCAAAGAACTCGTTCAAAACCGTTTTCAAATATATGATCGCAAGCTCGATATCATGAGAAACGTGACGTATCGTGACTTTGTTATTTTGCTTCGTTCCATGCCTTGGGCTGCGCAGATTATGGATGAATTTAAGCAAGAAGGCGTGCCGATTTATGCCGATTTATCAACAGGCTATTTTGATGCTACTGAAGTGATGATTATGATGTCTTTATTAAAAGTAGTAGATAACCCGCATCAAGACATTCCGTTAGCTTCTGTTCTTCGCTCACCGGTAGTAGGGCTTTCAGATGAAGAGTTAGCTACACTGAGAGCAGAGCAAAAGAAAGGAACGTATTACGATGCGTTAAAAACGTACTTAGCGGTTTCAGATGACGAAGAACTTCGCGATAAAATAAAATATTTCTATGAGCAGTTAAAAGCATGGAGAACACAAGCTAGACAAAGCTCTTTGTCAGAACTAGTATGGCAAATTTACCGTGATACGGGTTTCTATGAGTTTGTTGGCGGACTTCCTGGTGGGAAACAGCGTCAAGCCAATTTACGTGCTCTTTACGATCGCGCTCGCCAGTATGAGGCAACTTCATTTAGAGGTCTGTTTCGATTTTTACGCTTTATTGAACGCATGCAGGACCGAGGGAACGATTTAGGAGCTGCTCGAGCACTGGGAGAACAAGAAGATGTGGTGCGTTTGATGACGATCCACAGCAGTAAAGGTCTTGAGTTTCCTGTTGTTTTTGTAGCTGGTCTTGCTCGTCAGTTTAACTTAATGGACTTAAATAAAGCATATTTACTCGATAAAGAACTAGGTTTTGGATCTAAATATATTGATCCAAAACTGCGTATTACGTACCCGACTCTTCTTCAGCAGACCATGAAGAAAAAAATGAAAAAAGAAAGCATGGCAGAGGAAATGCGGGTATTATACGTAGCTTTGACGCGTGCGAAAGAAAAACTTATTTTAGTTGGAACAGTAAAAGACGCACCAGAAAAGCTCAGACAATGGAGCTCAGTTATGGCACATGAAGATTGGACGCTTCCAGCTCACGTGAGAAGAGATGCAAAATGTTATTTAGACTGGATTGGACCTTCTTTAATTCGTCACCAAAATGTTAGTCATATGGTTGAAGGAGAGGTCCAGCCGGCTGAGATGATTCATCAGCATGCTTCAAGCTGGAAACTTTCAACGTTATTAGCAGGTGATTTAGCCGAACAGCCTCTTGAAGAGCAGCATCATCATGAAGAGCTTTTGAACGCTCTTCAAAAGCATAAGCCAGTTTCAGAATCCAGCGATTATAAAGACGAAGTATATAGACGCTTAAATTGGTCTTATGATTATCGTGTAGCTTCCGTTCATCGTTCGAAGCAATCTGTTTCTGAACTAAAAAGGCAGCAGCAGCTGACGGACGCAGGGGGAAGCGACGATCTCGTTCGGGGATCTAAAGCACCTCTTGAAAATCGTCCGCTGTTTCTTCAAGAGAAATCTCTCACAGGAGCTGAAAGAGGAACAGCTACACATGCCGTTATGCAGCAGCTTCCATTAAATAAAGCTTATACCCTTGAAATGGTTCAAGACTTTATTCAATCAATGGTTACCAAAGAATTATTGACGCAAGAACAAGCGGATGCCGTTGATGCAAATGATGTAGCAGACTTTTTAGACAGTGACATTGCACAAGGTATTCGAACGGCTCGCATGGTTTATAGAGAGATGCCTTTTAGTTTAGGTGTCTCCGCTAAAGAAATCTATGATCATTGGGAGCAGGAAGACGAAACAATTTTAGTGCAAGGTATTATTGATTGTTTGTATGAAACGGAAGAAGGCCTCGTTTTACTTGATTTTAAAACGGATAATATTTCGGATCGTTTTCAAGGGGATTTTGAACGAGCAAAACCATTTCTAATTGAAAGATACCGCATTCAGTTAGAGCTTTACGCAAAGGCCATTGAGCGGATTGTAAAACAACCTGTGCAGCATCGCTATCTGTACTTTTTAGATGGTGGACATGCTGTTGAAATATAA
- a CDS encoding exonuclease SbcCD subunit D, translated as MRLLHTADWHLGRTLEGRSRLAEQAQFLDELADIVEEEKIDAILMAGDAFDTVNPPAAAEQLFYESMSRLSNNGKRPIIVIAGNHDNPDRLSAASPLAVHQNITLLGLPTTDVESIHIPTSDEILKVAALPYPSESRLKELLAEENDELALRNSYDARVKGIFDKMSEQFTTDTVNIAMSHIYVAGGSSTDSERPIEVGGAYTVAATSLPATAQYVALGHLHRPQMINRANTLARYSGSPLAYSFSESGYAKSVTILDAKPGKEIEMTEIPLSSGKPLTRWKAKNGLSEVYTWLEEQKDTQAWVDLEVHVEDALSLEEIHRLRKLHPGFIHIRPIFKAEELALETRSQREVPIEELFTKFYSRQTGGGAPDTELVKLFLTLINDEEVSGKEDEK; from the coding sequence ATGCGTTTATTACATACAGCGGATTGGCATTTGGGGCGAACGTTAGAAGGTCGAAGCCGTCTGGCTGAGCAAGCACAGTTTTTAGATGAACTGGCAGACATTGTGGAAGAGGAAAAGATAGATGCTATTCTCATGGCGGGAGATGCCTTTGATACGGTTAACCCTCCAGCAGCGGCAGAGCAGCTTTTTTACGAAAGTATGTCTAGGTTGAGCAACAATGGAAAACGTCCGATTATTGTTATTGCAGGTAATCATGATAACCCAGATCGGCTGTCGGCGGCTTCTCCATTAGCTGTTCATCAAAATATTACGCTTCTTGGTTTGCCTACTACCGATGTAGAAAGCATTCACATTCCTACATCAGATGAAATATTAAAGGTTGCGGCTCTTCCTTACCCATCTGAATCAAGGTTAAAGGAACTGTTAGCAGAAGAAAATGATGAGCTGGCTCTTCGAAATTCATATGATGCCAGAGTAAAAGGTATTTTCGATAAAATGAGTGAGCAGTTCACAACAGATACCGTTAATATTGCCATGAGTCATATTTACGTAGCAGGCGGAAGTTCAACGGACTCAGAACGTCCAATTGAAGTAGGAGGAGCTTATACGGTGGCGGCAACTAGTTTACCTGCTACTGCTCAATATGTAGCATTAGGACATTTGCATCGCCCGCAAATGATCAATCGCGCCAACACCCTTGCAAGATATTCCGGTTCACCTCTTGCTTATAGTTTTTCAGAGTCAGGATATGCAAAGTCCGTTACCATTTTAGATGCTAAGCCAGGAAAAGAGATTGAGATGACTGAAATTCCATTATCTAGCGGAAAGCCTTTGACACGTTGGAAAGCGAAAAACGGATTGTCAGAAGTATATACATGGCTTGAGGAGCAAAAAGATACGCAGGCATGGGTTGATTTAGAAGTTCACGTAGAAGATGCACTTTCACTAGAAGAAATCCATCGCCTTCGCAAGCTTCATCCAGGCTTTATTCATATTCGTCCGATATTCAAAGCAGAAGAACTAGCACTTGAAACACGTTCACAGCGCGAAGTGCCGATCGAAGAACTGTTTACAAAGTTCTACAGCAGGCAAACCGGCGGAGGGGCACCTGATACTGAATTAGTCAAACTGTTTTTAACCTTGATTAACGATGAAGAAGTATCGGGAAAGGAGGATGAAAAATGA